TACAGGTATTAAGGAAGAAGAGGCAAATAAGCAATGAAAAGTTTACAGTCAGAGTTACAGATATTAGTAGTTTTTGTTGGCATAATGCTTGCAAGCTTTAGTAGTAATACTTACGCTATAGGTTACATGCTGATTCTTTGTTAGAGCTGCAAATAGCTAAAGACGATCCTACTAGAATTAATATCGAAGGAGAAAAGATTAACGATATTTTTATTCATCCGGAGGAGGCTGCAGAAGTAGTAGTACATGATTCGGGCTGTTTATTTATTTTACCGCAGCAAGATAAAGTCAAGCTTTACTTAACTCTAATTGGGGAAAATGGCACGATCCAAGATTTAATGCTGAATTTTACTAAAAGCAAACCAGCACCGATTAGACTCATTAAGTTTGATTTAGAACAAGAAGTAACAAAGTTAACTAATAATAAGGAAGAGAAGCATCATGAATGTAAAAAACAAAGATGTAATAGAAAAAGAAAATAATAAACAGTATTTAAGGATAATATATCCTTTATTGCCAGTATTATTAATTTTTTGTGTAAATGTAACACTATCTGAAGTTGCTTTAGGAGAAACATTAGAAGGACAGTTAGATCGCATTGGTGGACTCTCTACTGGTAAACTTAAAACTATCGGGATATCAGGAGCAACGATTTTATCATCAATCTGGGCAGTGGTCAGGGGTAATTTAAGACTTGCCGGAGCAATTGTAGCTATTGGTATTATTTTAGGGTTTTATTTAGAGTGGGTCTCTAGTGGGATGAAAATCAGTTAGATAATTAAGATATTGATTAAAAGCAATGGATCAAGCTTTCAATAAGCAGGAAGAATTACAAACTACTACTGATTATTCGCAAAATAGCACAAATTATAGTAATTATCAAAATTATTCTGGGAATAAAGTGACAAGTTTTACTAGGCAAAAACTAAATTGCAAGAACGTTTTACTCCAGATAATGGGACTTATGAAATGACAGATATTGATTTGCAGTCAGAACAACAATATCCGGGTAATTTTTAATGATTGTAAGTTGATGCCATAGTACAGTAGAGGATTATAAATTACCATCTGCATTTAGTAAAAGATTATTAGGGCTTATAGAGATAATTAAAAACAGACCATTAGTAACTCTAACTTGCCTAGGAGTAATAATGGTTTTGGTATTTTATGGATTGTCGGAAAATGAGGTAAAAACTTCCCGAGGTTTACAAGAAGATAGACAATCAAGGGAAATATCTGGAATAGAGCGGGCAATAGATCCAAGGGCTAAATGGACTGCAGAAATATTAAATGAAGTTAAAAACATGCAGAACCATTTAGAGAAGTTAATCGAGAATAAATATTTAGAAACTAAAACTAAAATTGATGATTTTAGTCAAAAGTTAGAATCATTAGAGAATCCTCTTAAAGAAACTATATTATATGCTGGCAATGATTTTAACAATAATCAAAAAATAGAAGATTTACTAGATAATAACCTTGAGCAAAACATTGCTGCTGCTCCTACTGCTCCAGTAAAAAGATTACTTGGTTATGTAAAAAGAGCTGACTTAAGGATTAAAAAAGACTTTAAAGATTATATTACTACCGGCAGCTTTGCAAGAGGGGTGCTGCTTACTGGAGTAGTGGTTGGAACTGGCACTAATAATGCAGCTTCACCTGAGCCTATAATGGTAAGGCTTGTTGATACAGCTATTTTTTCTAAAGGGTATAAAACGGAGCAAATCAAAGAAGCAATTTTAATTGGTTCATGCACTGGGGATATTTCATCAGAGCGGGCTAAATGCCGGTTAGAGACGGTATCTTTACTAAATAGTAATGGAGAGATAATTGAAAAACCAGTAGAAGGGTGGTTAATAGGAGAAGATGGTAGGCCTGGAATTAAAGGGATAGTTGTTGATAGATCATCAGATGTTGCAAGAATGGCGGTACTTAACGGCGTACTTGGCGGGATAGCACAATTTTTCCAGAACCAGGCAAGCAATAGCATATTTCCGGTGTCACCGATTACCGGTCAGCAAAATGCCTTAAAAGCTCAGGATTCTCTAAAAGCCGGTGTTTATGCCGGCACTGGTAATGCTTTAGAAAAGCTTGCTGATTTTGCAATTAAACGGGCAGAAAGTATGAGTCCAGTGATTGTTGTCGCTTCAGGTAGAGTAATAGATGTAGTATTTAGAAAAGGTTTTGATTTAAGAGATAATAAAGAATCAGGTAAAGTAGATAGATTACTACCACCAATAGAAGCAATTTTGATTGCCCGCTGCCCCAAGGACTAAAATGTAAATCTTTATATGAAGTAAATAAAATGGCTGATCAGAATATGTTTAATCCAAATAATAATAATGATAAGCCTAATTTTAAATCGAGATGCTCTGGAAGGTATAATAATGACATCAGAAATTGATAAAGATTTTGCTCGGGAAAGACTAGCTAAACATTTTGTTTATGAATCATATGATGAGGAGAATAGCTTGTTTTTTAATAGAGCTTCAGTAGGATTTGTCCTGCTTGGCTGGCCACTGGTTGGGACAAGCTTGCAAGCTCAAGGAGAGATAGCTGAATTTTTAAAAAGTGATGAGAATTTACCGGTAGGCAGTAGTTTTGAAATATTGATGATTGGCTCTGATCATATAAGAGAATATCTAAATAACTGGCAATTACATAGAAAAGGTACAATTTTTACTGAGCTTAGTAGTAGAAGAGTAAAGTTTCTAGAGCAAAAAGCAAAGGAAAAGGGAAATATCAAAGATGTAGTTTTATTAATTTCAGTAACTATTCCGACGCTGACGATTGATATTAATGAGATGATACGAAGAAGAGAAATATTGCAAGATACATTTAAATCAATTGGCCTTACTACTTACAATGTTGAGGCAACATTGCTATTAAAATTTGTGCGTTTAATATTTGGCTGGAGGGAAGAAGAACATCCTGAACTTAACCCTTATGAAATATTATCTGAGCAGATTTTACCTAGTAATTTTTCTTTATATGAGAAGGAAGATTATGTAAGTCTTAATGACAATCAAATATTTATTGCTCTAGAGGCAGGAAAAAGACCTTCTGAGTGGCGATTATCAGCGATGGATTTATTCTTAGGCAATGAACTAAGACGTGATGAATATATTAGAGCAAATTTTTTAATTCATTTTGGTTTGCAGATTATACCAAATCAATTAGTTGCAAAAACAGCAGCAATTACCAAAAGAGAAGTTTGATCCAAAATGTGATAAGATACTTAATCCTTTGCAAGAGAATACTTCAGCATGGCTACCGTGGAATGATTGTCATGAAATTTGGGATTATTTTGTTAGGATCTTTAAAAACAGTGCAGTAGCCGGTATAATTAGTAGTAGTGCACCTGAGACTTCTTCAGGTATTCAAGCAACTATTAGTAAAAATATTGAAGTGTTGCAACATTTAAAGCCTAAAGGTAGTTTTAGTATTAGAAAGTGGTTTACTACGGATTTTAAATGGCTTTCTATTTTACCACTATACTGGACTTTACAAGCTTAAAAATTGTATCCAACATTGATCTGTTCAAGAAAAAATTTGCAGAATTTCTTAGCACTTATCATTATGCAGTTGACTTCCATAATTTATTGATGATTCATGATGATTATAACAATCAAAAATGCAAATTATCTATATGGATAATGTCATAAAACGTAGATTAAAATTAGAACAAAAAAAAGCTAAAATTATTACTGAAGAAGCAAGACTTAAAATTCAAGAACGAAAAGCTCGTACTTGTCGTTTAATTGAAATCGGTGGCTTAGTTGTTAAAGCTAAACTTGATGATTTACCCACTAACAGTTTACTAGGTGCTTTTGTTTCTTTAAAAGAAAAATTAATACAACATCCGAGTATCCAAGATCACTGGACTAAAATCGGCAAAAATATTTTTGATAATCACGAATTAAGATAATTTAATATTAATATCATATATAAAATTTTAAATATTTAAATTAAGGAGTAGATAAATTGTATATTATCTGATACCATTATATGGTATTTAAAACAGTCAAGTAATGATAGA
The sequence above is a segment of the Rickettsia sp. Oklahoma-10 genome. Coding sequences within it:
- a CDS encoding TraB/VirB10 family protein gives rise to the protein MVLVFYGLSENEVKTSRGLQEDRQSREISGIERAIDPRAKWTAEILNEVKNMQNHLEKLIENKYLETKTKIDDFSQKLESLENPLKETILYAGNDFNNNQKIEDLLDNNLEQNIAAAPTAPVKRLLGYVKRADLRIKKDFKDYITTGSFARGVLLTGVVVGTGTNNAASPEPIMVRLVDTAIFSKGYKTEQIKEAILIGSCTGDISSERAKCRLETVSLLNSNGEIIEKPVEGWLIGEDGRPGIKGIVVDRSSDVARMAVLNGVLGGIAQFFQNQASNSIFPVSPITGQQNALKAQDSLKAGVYAGTGNALEKLADFAIKRAESMSPVIVVASGRVIDVVFRKGFDLRDNKESGKVDRLLPPIEAILIARCPKD
- a CDS encoding conjugal transfer protein TraD is translated as MQIIYMDNVIKRRLKLEQKKAKIITEEARLKIQERKARTCRLIEIGGLVVKAKLDDLPTNSLLGAFVSLKEKLIQHPSIQDHWTKIGKNIFDNHELR